In Parageobacillus sp. KH3-4, the genomic window CAATATGGCACAATATCCACGGTGCCAATATAGAGGAACAAGGAACAAGTATTAATTATTCGTTGTTTTCAGCAATTTCAAAAACAGAGTTTGTCAAAAAAGTAAATGGCATTCCTGTACCCTGGGTGCCTGTAGAGAAAGTGTATTCCATCTTCGGCCAGTCAAAAATTATCATTTCAGAAGGTGCAAGTGGAACCGGAAATGTAGATCAAAAAAGAATTCCGATGTACTTTAATGGAGAAAGAGTCATTGAATTTATTCATCCAAACGTCAACTCTTCTTTATTTGATGATAGAAGCATTGTTTCCAAAATGGACGATGATAAAGTAGTAGAATTAGCTCTTTCCTTTGATAAAGGCTATAAAGTAACGGATGTCCAAAAAATATTCAATAAAAATATCTCTTGGTTTTGGGTTAATACTTATAGCGAATCAGACATAAAAAATTATAACAACTTCATTAAAGAAACAGGAAAAGATTTTACTATCATTGGTGATGATGCAATTGGTTTTCATTACATCAATCAACCAGAGAGCAAATGGGGAGCAGAATACTTCATCCGTAACCTAAAGGAACTTAAACGGAACAGTTCTTATAAAGATGTAGCCGATAAAATCATTCAAAATATTACGCATAACAACAAAGAGAAATTGTCAGCCGAAAACCTTGAAATTATAGGTGTAGTAATCACCGGAACTCCTAGCGAAATCAGAAAATTTAATAACGTGCCTTTTGTTCGAGCCGCTTCCCTAGGAGTCACTGTTGATCGATATTAAATGAAATGAAGCGTGTTATCCATGTCATTATTTGTTATGCTCCTCTTTCTCCTATTTCTTAATATTTTTCTGGTACTATACGCAGCCATTGGATAGCTTCTGACCTAATCGTCATGCTTTTGTGTTTCCCCACAGTAACGACCATAACCATTTATATTATTGGAACACAATCAGGAGAGGGAATTGGAGCAGGAGTAGCCGGAGTTATCTTTGGTATATCAACCTTTATAAATGAGGGTATTTTTTTGATTAAGGGCCTTCTCACAAGAAAAAACAGTCAGCCCGTTAAAGCCATAACACAACAAGGAGGATTATTATGAATAAAGAAATAAAAATTGCTATCGGTGTATTCGGCATATTCGCATTAGGTATCGGGCTTTTTGTTTTCTCGTTTTTACAAAGCATGAAGGCAGATGAAGATGAAGTCAAAAAGATAAAAACACAAGCACAGGAATATATAAAAAATACATTTAAAGATAAAATTATTATTTATGGCACACTATTTGATAATATGGGTAACTTCTCAACATTTGATTATGCTGCTAAAGCAGAGAACGAAAAAGATCATACACAGTTTTTAATCTATTACAACGAAGAAACAAAACAGATGGAAGACACCTATATTGCGGAGAAATGGGAAATGGAATTAGAAAACAATATACGTCCTTATATTGAGCAAAAGCTTGGGACGTTGGACAAATTTTGGGTAGAATATGATGATAGAACCGGAATAACATATCACGTTAATCCAAATAAGCCAAGTAGTTATAAAGAATACGATGCGACACCTATTATTCACATATCTGTACCTAGAAAGCCGGATAAAAAGGATGAAGAAATTTTAAACGAAATCGTATCATTTATTCAAAAAGATGCTGGATTAAAGCATGGAACGGTTTCCATGAGTTATATTAAAAATGGTGCACCATTAGACGATAAAGAGTGGTTCAAGACCTTTTAATAAGTTCTAATGAGTAAACATTACAAAAAGGGCATGAAAAAAATTAAGCATACATCATGTTTAAATGTACGCACAGCTTGCCGACTTTGTCGACAAGCTGTTTTATTATGGAGACAGGAAAAAGCGAATGAGGGGAAGAACGATGCTTCGGCCACACCAAAAAGACGGGCGCTATACCGAAATGACGGTGAAACTCGATGATCTGGTTCCTGAAGATCACTTGGTAAGAAAACTAAATTCGTCCATTGATTTTTCTTTTATCTATGATGTGGTAAAAGATCTCTATTCTCCCAGCCATGGACGTCCGAGCATTGATCCAGTGATGTTGTTTAAAATATATTTGATTCGGTATGTATTTGGGATTCGCTCGATGCGCGAAACGGTCGAACAAATCCGAACCAACGTCGCCTACCGTTGGTTTTTGGGACTTAGCCTTCATGATCCTGTTCCTCATCATTCGACGCCAAGTAAAAACTATGCGCGCCGTTTCGCCGGAACGGATGTGTTCCATCAAATTTTTTCACGGATCTTAAAAGAAGCCTTTCAACACGGATTAGTAGATCAGAACATCGTATACGTGGACTCCACTCATGTTAAAGCGAGCGCCAATAAAAAGAAGTTTATGATCGAAATGGCAGAAGTCGAAGCCAAGGCCTACCAACAAGAACTCGAAAAAGAAATCGAACGGGACCGGATCGCTCATGGGAAATCACCGTTGCCGCCGGAGACGAAAAAAAACGAGAAGTAAAAGTAAGCAAAACAAATCCAGAGAGCGGACTATTTGTGAAAAATGAACGGGAGCGAATGTTTGCCCTATTTGTATCATATAGCTTGTGATCGCCATGGATGGATTTTACAGCCTTACGTGCTGGCAGCCAATATTCACGACAATCAAGCGTTTTTTGAGCTGTTCGAACGAGTAAAGCGGGAAATCCAACCATGTCCGGAAGCCGCGTGTGTCGATGCAGGATATAAAACTCCTGCCATTGCCAAGTATTTACTCGAGCAAGTAGTAAAGCAAATTTTGACTGTACGCTCGCCCGAAAACCAAAGATGGATTTTTTCGAAAATCGGATTTTGTGTATGACGAATATTTTTGTTGTTGTTTGTGTCCTAATAGTCAAGTTCTATCTTACTCTAACCACGAATCGGAAAAGATATCGGGAATACAAATCGGACCCGTCGGTGTTCCGAAGCTGTCCGTATCTTCCTCCGTGCACACAAAGTAAGAACCACACGAAAGTAGCCACTCGCCACGTATGTCAAGACTACTATGAAGAAGCAGAGCCATTTGCGGTATGTGTCGGAATACCATGAACTCTATGCCCTTCGAAAAGAGACGGTTGAACGGGATTTCGCCGATATGAAAGAGAAACAAACATGGTCTGCGCTGGGCACAAAAAAATCAGGCACAGTCCGATGCTTGTTGGTGCTGCCATGAATTTGAGAAAACTGGTGAATTACCTATGGAAGCCGAAGCACCGTCCTTCCTTTTCACTCGTATTATTTCCTATTCTCCCTACTTTTATTGAAAACATATTCTATTTTGTCAACAGTCTGAAAAGAAGTGGAAAAACTTTTCCCACTCCTTTTGATCGTTATTGGGTTAAGGATGATTTCCGGACGACCAATACAATGCTATTGAGTAATATCATCAGCGGAACTACAATTACACATGCAATGTGAGGATAAATTAAATAGTCAAGTTTTACAACACGATCATATAATATATTTAAAATCCGTTCCCCTGAAAATTGCTTCTCATTAACTCAATACCAATCACATAAAATACACCAATAATTATAACAACAGTCAGTAAAGCATTTTTAAAATTCCCTTTTGGGCCTAATACCGCCAACACAAAAGATATGATAATTCCTAAAATCATGATTACCCTAAATATCGTTGTGAAACAACTAAAACTGAAAACATTGACATAAGGAAAAATAGTGATATTCCGATAGTTACGATTAAAGATAATTTGGGCATAACGGTTTTCAAAAAATCCCCTTCCGTACAATATAATGTTTTTTTTGTGCAACTGAATTTCTTAATAAAAAGGAATGTTTAGAATTGCAATTTCCCATTTCTTCAGTTAATTTCCATTCATTATGAATTATATGTTGGTGTATTGTATTTGTAAACATAATATCAAAAAATTTCTAAATAATATATTTGTACAATTACAAAAAATTTATTTAAGGTTCAGAGGAAGCAATCGTAAGACCGGTATTAAAGTTCAGCACGAATATGATCTCCTAAATAGACAAATAGATGCATACACTTAATTGCCAAACTGTACATTTTCTGATTGCCACTAACAGGTTCTGTATGCTTACACTCCTAGCCATAGTAAACGGTATTGATGGATTTAATTAATTTCATCATCTGTGGTGTAACAAAGCGATACATTGTTGGCTAACGGGAACAAAAACTAACATAAAAAATGGATGGAACTAGCTAAAACATGGAATATGATGAGGAAATGGATGAATTCATCTGTGCTGGGGGAAAGTGCAGTTGAAAACACTGAAATATTTAGATGCGTTGGGGCATGTTCTGTTTCTTTTCGATTTTCAATACGTCCGCCGAAAAGTTATCAAACCATATTTTGTTTGATACTCCTCCGTCATACTCGAATAAAGTTTGAAGTCTATGAAGAAAGCTTTTTAAATTTGCTTTTAGCAATACGACGATAGGCCACATTACTGTACGGGAAGGACAGAGATGGATATTTTTTTTCATAATATTCATTTAGCGGATGAGTTCATCTGTTCCAAAATCGACTTGTGCTTCGTTCTCGAGATGATATAAATCAACATACGTTTCTTTCTCCTTGATCAATTGCTTTCTGCGTTCGGAAACATACTCCGTCACAGTACGAACCCGCCGGTGAAATCACATTCATCACGCAAGCTCTAATATATCGGATCGCTGTTCAAATAATGTACGTAATGGAGTAAATAACTAATGGAGTTTCTAACGATTTCATTGCTGCATCATTCCATCATTTTCAATCTAAAGGGGGAAAGCTATCGATTACGGAAAAGAGGTTCCAACAAGAAAAACAGAAGGATCAATGAGGTCCTTCTGGAGAATTTTAAACCGGCGATTTTTTGAAAAATAATCAGCCTTAACATGTAATTATGTTTGTTATAATTTCTCCGTTCGATGTGTTCCCTTTTTAGACTTAGCATCATTAATTAATTCATCTAGTAACTTTTCCCGATTAAATCCCATAATTTTAGAAACGATAATACCATTTTCTTTTTTAATAGTAAAAGGTGTACCGTACCCACCCAAAGCTTTAAATTCCCGAAAGTATTCCTCATTTTCGTGAATATCCCTTTCTTCAAATTCAATTCCTTTTTCCGTTAGGAATTCTTTTTGTTTTTTGCAATAAATGCAGTTTTTTGTTGAATAAACGATAACTTCCATTACTACTCCTTCCCCTTTCAAGAACGTACATTTTATAAAGAAACATAATCTAAACAACCCTTTTAAGATACATTGGTTCTACCTTTTATTTGGTCTTTTAATTCCCAAAAACCTGGTGTAGAATCGACATCGTATTCTCTAATATACTTAATCAACTTATATCTTAACTCTTGTGCAAGATCTTCTCTTTCTCCATATTTAGTAAGGGATAATGTTTTTTTTAATTTTGGCTCAAACAAATTCATGATTTCTTCTAACGCCTGATTATTGCTTTTAGATGCTTTTAATAATTCATATAACATAGCGGAGTTCACTCCTTTTTTGACTCTTTAATAACTTCACTTAACTGATTAATGACTATCTCTAATCTTTCCAGTTTCTTTTCAAAGCGTAAAAACAAGTAGATGGTAATCGCTATCGGAAATCCAAAGTTGCCTACAATTGTTATCCATTGAGGAACTTCGACTACAGTCATTTTCTAGTTCCCTCCTCTTTTTCTTTGATAAATTTATAAATATTTTCTAATGCTTTTTTGTGCATCTTAGAAATTGCTTGTTGCGATTTGTTTAATAATTTTCCAATTTCTGTGTCTGTAAGGCCTTTCACGTATGCCAAATTAATAACTTCTCTCTGTTTATCCGATAATGTTAGAATAGCCTCATAAAGAACAGGGTCTTCAATATAATCCGTTATATCATCACTTTTTATGATATGTTCTACTTGTATTTCCGTTTGAGAGTCAGCAATCATGTCTTTAAATGACGTATCTTCTTCATCCTTCATTGGCTTATCAAGTGTCAAAATATATCGATTCAACACTTTACGGTACTGTTTATCAAAATTGATTGCGTTAAAATATAAGGTTGAAGAGATAAACGATGTAAATCTTATACCTGAATAAAACTTTTTAAATTCGTTGTCTAATAACTCTTTATTTTCTTTTGTAGGATAACAAATAACTTCCAGAAGCAATTTCTCGTTCTTCTCATCATTTAGAAATGATTTGATTATCGTATTCTCTAAAAATGCCTTGTTCTCTTTCTTGAACTTTTCTACATCTTGAATACAAGCTTCGTCAAATCTGTCTAGATTCATAATCTCTCCCACCTTCCTGAATAGGAGAATGAACGTACGTTCTGTTTTTATGTTCAAAAAAATGACCAACTGAAAACTTAGCCATGAAGGAAAATAATTTTTTTATTTTATTTAAATATTCAAAAATATTATACCATTTATTATCATTTATTTGGATTAATTACACAAATCTCCATAATTTTGTTAGAAATTCTAGCTGATTCTTTTACTAACTCCAAAAGGAACTCCCTTTCCTCTTCTGATGAATTTTCATCTAAGCATTTCGTAAAGAAGGCTTGAGTTTTTCTAGCTTCACAAAAACATTTGAGTAACATATCCCTTTTTAGTGTTTCCATTTTTTATTCCCCTCTATTTCTGAGCATTGTTTTTTCTCCAAATTCAACCAATAAATTTCTTTATTGTGATTTATTTTAATAGGAGTTGTATGTTCCATGAACAATCGATAGGTTTCCATGTCATTTAGTTCCCTTCCGAATAAATCTTCGTATTCCTTGATTAATAAAGCGATGGCTCCGGCTACATGAGGTGCATCCATTGAAATACCAGACAAGGTAGTATAATTGTTATTTAAAAAAGAAGAATAAATATTGATTCCTGGGGCATAAAAAGTTTCGATAGTATTAGAAAAGTCAGCAACCTCATTTAATTTACTGATTGCGCCAACTTCTATTACTTCTTTATAAGCCCCCGGATACCGATATTCATTTGTTTCTAATTTCCATCTCCATCATTACCCGATGCCGCTACGACCAAGATATTATGTGCGATGGCTCTCTTAACTGCTTCATATA contains:
- a CDS encoding sigma-70 family RNA polymerase sigma factor, which gives rise to MNLDRFDEACIQDVEKFKKENKAFLENTIIKSFLNDEKNEKLLLEVICYPTKENKELLDNEFKKFYSGIRFTSFISSTLYFNAINFDKQYRKVLNRYILTLDKPMKDEEDTSFKDMIADSQTEIQVEHIIKSDDITDYIEDPVLYEAILTLSDKQREVINLAYVKGLTDTEIGKLLNKSQQAISKMHKKALENIYKFIKEKEEGTRK
- a CDS encoding glutaredoxin family protein: MEVIVYSTKNCIYCKKQKEFLTEKGIEFEERDIHENEEYFREFKALGGYGTPFTIKKENGIIVSKIMGFNREKLLDELINDAKSKKGTHRTEKL
- a CDS encoding YvrJ family protein — protein: MTVVEVPQWITIVGNFGFPIAITIYLFLRFEKKLERLEIVINQLSEVIKESKKE
- a CDS encoding anti sigma factor C-terminal domain-containing protein; amino-acid sequence: MNEENEFLPKDPDFRKLVKKAKRNSVLRIVIISLIISIIVVTATYFIGNSIMINKVNEEVRNDAIWHNIHGANIEEQGTSINYSLFSAISKTEFVKKVNGIPVPWVPVEKVYSIFGQSKIIISEGASGTGNVDQKRIPMYFNGERVIEFIHPNVNSSLFDDRSIVSKMDDDKVVELALSFDKGYKVTDVQKIFNKNISWFWVNTYSESDIKNYNNFIKETGKDFTIIGDDAIGFHYINQPESKWGAEYFIRNLKELKRNSSYKDVADKIIQNITHNNKEKLSAENLEIIGVVITGTPSEIRKFNNVPFVRAASLGVTVDRY
- a CDS encoding helix-turn-helix domain-containing protein, coding for MLYELLKASKSNNQALEEIMNLFEPKLKKTLSLTKYGEREDLAQELRYKLIKYIREYDVDSTPGFWELKDQIKGRTNVS